The genomic window GTATAATGGCTATAGAAATGATAGAAGGAGAACCACCTTACATGAAAGAAACACCATTGAGAGCGTTATATTTGATCGCTGCTATTGGTAAACCATCTATTCCAAGATGGGATAGTCTCAGTCCAATGTTCCAAAATTTTCTAGAGAGATGTCTCGCTGTAGAAGTCGATGAAAGAGCAACTGCTGATGAATTACTTTCTCATCCATTCCTAGAAAACTGCGCGGAATTATCCACACTTACTCCATTAATTCGTGCGGCGCAGAAAATTCTCCAGAAAGCGttccattaaatatttctacagaATTCCAAATTGTTGCATTCATAATTCTGACTCATGctctttacatattattatattgaaggCTAAAAAGAAGGTAtttcatgattattatttgattttaattattaattttaagcttATTTGACTGCCTGTTATTTTTACTATGCTGGTTTAGAAATCGAAGCATATAGTGcacttttaataatcattttaagattattttattgagaaaaaatctaattatactTCATGTGtcttatttacttatattataattatttgtggcaaaatattatgtggatatataaatactttgtgaatatatttatttccagttttaatttctaaagagtttatcttattatgtgcaatttatacaatttattgtaatttagatttttattcaagTATTCATATCAAGTATTTCGCTCAATAATATACTAATGCactatatgttattattcaaATGCAATACTTATCAAAACAATAATAGctacacaatattttattataatatttagatgtAAACAATTGtggatagatttttatatcttttgtgcaagttttatatcttttttgagaGATGAGAGgactatatacatttattatatcgtatttttataacattgtcACCAAcaaaatatcacaattttagaatttttttcttaaaactgTACTTATATAGATCACTGTGGAAacataaatactataaaaatgtatgtaacaAGGAagacaatattaaaatcaattatagtctgttagcaaataaaatattaaactttagcTGTGCTCATTTAAAGGGAGAAAACAGCAGAattgaacatatttatatcgagaaaTCATTACTGATCATATgtgaaacaattttaaaaaattctgaatatgAAATTGAGCAATCCCTTGTATAATATCATGAGAGACAAATAATGTCTATAATTAAGTATTATGAGTCGAGTGTGACAGCAAGCATTGTACAATGCATCCTTTTAAGGTTATTGCGATACACAtagttttataagattttaccTCCActcttttataacatatattctttttgaaaacttttatgTAAGAGCACAATATTGCTCaaccaaatattatattcgtatagctattttataattgatatgtacataaattaatgttctataaaaaaaaggtttgTAATGCAATGCTTATGTATGTAATGGGATTATTCTAAAGAATGAATGTTtagatatttaagataaaaaacatttgaGCAGTAATATCAAGTATGTTTAAAATCACGACTGTGATAAGCAAGAAAGTTAAGTCATACTTTTTGTGCTCTATATTCTATACCACATACAAtacagtaaaaattatattaagataaattataaaatactaaaaatatcaaattatgagacatcaaagtttgaaatacaattattacatgttatataatataagctgGCCAAGCATTGCTTGACAATCATggtgttaaaaaataacatgtatgtaaatgaatatatttaaataatattgtaatcgtTTGCATGATTTTCAATAAGGAAcacattatcaattttttctaatttttgtagGATTTACACTCTCATAGATTTtgagaaaagtatttaaaaggGCAAAATGAAATGTGAAAgacattttatagaatattctaatatttatgtgccttattaaacaaaaacatATGATTTTAACTATTGTAcaaacagatataaaaatattattatcaattacaataaaatatgttatatatgacaaaaattaaatatttgtacaaaattcgtgctattattaatttatgtattagggaaaaagattaatgtttATCGATATGCTGGTAAAATATATCACGTATTTtaggtaataaatattttatttacacaagTGAATTTATGgcttttattcatatatatatatctctttaaactatccgaatataattttttttaaatcgtcagatttattacattaaatatacaaatgtgtcgtttaattatatatatatatatatatatatatatatatatatatatatatatatatatatacacatgtgtaattaataaatgaatcattaatgaaaatatcataCATGTGTTTTacctaataaattttttaagaatttttggatataaactttttaaacgtttataatgcaattatatgataaagacatttacattttatgacactgattgagaaaaaatgtattgtgtacatatttatatggtTTTCACATATTATATCTCATAGAGCTAATAATTTGTAGATATTTACAAAAGAcagaatttttacataatgctctaattatttacaaagatctatatatagaagataaaaaataaatattcttattttctatcattcaaattttttgatgtTAGTAATTCAACTCAAGTAATTTAACTATTGTTGGACtgtaaaataatgaatgtttTGACAATCCTATAAGagaacttaatatttaatttaacttttaatttatttttactactaatatgattaataaacattaaaaatgtttatatataaaatattaactgtcctaaatatttttctttggcagtataaatgtataaattatattcttgagTAAAGTTTGATAacagcaataaataatattattccctatatgttttcatataaatcaagttttttatatttaataatatatccagaaaatataactgatattgactattttttcttatgtttatttcaaaaacagccaacaattatatacattatacaataataaattaatattgagtttttcctttttatttacatttctatttcattttaaaaagcgGCAGTAACTAATTGTTACATAAaaacaatgatatttaattcccTCGTTACAAGCAAGAGAATAAGctgtttttgcaataaaacacttttaattgttttgtttaaaataattaatatgtatcacGTTTATACCTCAATGCTTGTGTCTTTCCAGCTATTAGAAAGGTTGGATCTTCCAACATTGCTTTTACAACAGCCAAAAAGTTAGCTGCTTGATCTTCATCAATTGCTCGTCTATCATAAGATAGTTGTGCTGTCATTTTTGTTATCTTTGCTAACGAAGAGTCTgcaaaatgttacaaaaatgtcattaatataaaatatttaataaatgtaaatgtaaattagttaaataatcatttttatgagaaaaaaagctgcaaaaaatatttttcgtaaaaaaaattacctaaTTCTTCATATCCAGACCCTATAGCAAGAATAGCAGTTTGTGGAGGATTTATAATGGCTGAAAATTCCTTGATACCGAACATTCCCAAATTTGAAATTCtgcaaaatagaatttatatattattaatataaaaactgccTGTACTTTTTATGATTCTTccttttgtgtattttttattaaagcttaCGTGAATGTTCCTCCCTGAAATTCGTGTGGTTTAAGCTTTCCATCTCTCGCTTTTTCGGCTAATTCACGgatatttttagagatatcTGTTAAACCCTTTGTAGCAGTGTCGAATACTATTGGCGTAATAAGACCCGTTGATGTTGCGACCGCTACACATACATCTACTTTTGGAACTCGAACAATCTGACAATAatcaattgttattatataattgaattacatatctttacacaattatatataatgttaaacgaATTAATCGTACTAACTTGTTCATTTTGATACAGTGTATTTATATCGGGACATTCAACAAGCGCGTGAGCGACAGCCTTAGTAACAAAATCATTAATTGATACATTTATGTCCTCCGTTTTCAGTTTTCCACGGAGCTCAAGCAATTTGTCGATAGTTATGTCTATAACCGCGTAAGAATGCGGTATAGTtctctgaaaaagaaaagtcgtttcaattaaattaaatatgaagtaattgaattttattaaaaatgtttgtaaaacCATACTTTTGATTCGCTAAGTCGTTTAGCAATAACGGCGCGAATGTTGGATACTTCGATATCTTTGTACGAAGATGGTTGATCAGGGGAAATAGGCGTTTCTGCTGGACTAGGAGAACGTGCTTTATCAGTCTTTGGAGGTGgtgctgcaaaaaaaaatatatataaaataaaagcagatCTACCTCAAAAAAAGATAGCATCTAAGCTCTAATATGGCATCATATTTACCGGATTTAGGTATAACTTTCTTAATGTTGTGCGtctcaatatataaaagaacgtCGCTTTTCAATAAACGATTGGTACGTCCAGTACCTTTGATTAAATCAGAATTCAGATCGTATTCTTCTAGCAATCTTTTTACTGCCAAACCATATActctatgtaatatatattaagtaattagaatatacatcaaaataggtttttttatgtttataaatttgaaaatgatagagaaaaataaataggcttaatttatctatataaaataatgaagaaatcaCAATATACATACTGCTCACTTGATGATGGTTTTGTATCGATTGGTGTTGTTGGTTGAGCAGAACTTGGTGTCACAGATGCATCTGGTTTAGTCGATGTTGGGATAACAGCCTGTTTCCAATCCATTCCTTTCTCAACTGTAACAGCTATCAATTGTCCTATTTTTACCTCGGATCCTTCTGGAATCTAATAAACAGCAATAAACATAGTTTAAGAAATACTGTGAAAAATTCTatacaaaatcatatttatataatataaaaaagttcaaTATACACGTACAAGAATTTTTGCAAGTACACCTTCTTCCTCTAATTCGAAAGTCATGATGGCTTTATCTGTTTGTATGTCTGCTAATGCATCGCCCGGTTGTATTTCATCACCTTCTTTCTTGAGCCATTTTACAATTGTCCCTGTTGTCATGGTCGGTGAAAGAGCAGGCATAGGAATGTTTTGTCTAAAAATAACAgatgaataatttcaatagCAATTTAATGCTACAATTTTGACCAAGACTTtcaagcatataaaaatataagcatgactgaatattattttttaaagcagattaaaataatatgctcTTTAAAGGATCATACTGGCCAGGTGGTGGTGCTTCATCTTTTGTAACAGCTGGATTTGTTTGAACAGgagttgctgctgctgttttTGGAGAAGTTTCCTCTGACTTGTCTGGCATTTCCACTGTTTTCCAATCTTCGCCAGCCTCAACAGTAAGAGCTATCAGAGTTCCTACTTTGATATCCTTTGTTCCTTCAGGTACctaattaatatgtttcatgtaattttgtttgccatttctttctatattcGTTACTATATTTGATGATTTgacttacaattattttagctAATACACCTTCGTCATCAAATTCCATTGTGACAATAGCTTTGTCAGTTTGAATATCCGCAATAGCATCGCCAGGGTTAATACTATCGCCTTCCTTTTTAAACCACTTTATTATAGTACCAGTTTCCATAGTAGGTGATAAAGAAGGCATTAATAGTTCTTTTccttttactaaaaaaaaaataattttatcaacacGTTATTATGAAAACGTGGaaacagatatttttaacaataatatgcataaattaaaGCACTGATTGCATAATCAAGAGTATGGAGAAATTTGTTTCTATCAAGCACTacaagagatttattttattaaatattatatcgcaaatgtattttttgcattcttcttttttcttgcattttcATCGTGAACGAGAAAGCTTTATTTCTCACaaattctttcaattaattttatattttttgagagaTAACCTTCAAATCGAGATTGAcattacaagaaaaaagtCATTGTTTCTGAATAAATATCATACCATCGAGAATCCTGCTGGTGTGGAAACATAATCGTTGATATTTTAAGGGTACGAAAATACGCGGCGCGACACGATTAGTATATTTCATCGACAAGAGCATAATCTTGGATCTTATTATATGCGCCATTTTTCACGTCCAGCaacgtcgcgcgcgcgcgtgcctGTGCCTGACTGCCTGATCGTCTGATCGTCTGATCTATCTTTATGACCTCAAATCTCCAATTTCTTTGACCTCTTTGATctcttttaatacataaatgtataaaaagcaTGCTAAACATATGAGAAgaaaaacatgtatatatatcaaaaatagcataaaaattaaattagaatatatttaaatatatcataaagttgtaacttataaaataaatttttaatttaagaagagaattaaaataataaatgttttagtagcaaaaagagagaaagagagagagagagagcgacaaaaaaacaaagatttattaaaattatcatatcttagcaaaatatttgtgtatcatatctttttattaataaaactattaactaaagtattttcattattacaagacttataataatataaaacattttgataattgatatcacaaaatattaacttggagaaatttatcatctatttttaatgataaagaaaaaatagagctttaatttctttagaaatcgatattatgtggaaaagaattaatattagaatttaaaaatttcaatgagGAGAAAATGTTTCTCCAAATTTAGTGTCATCTTATTTAGTCATAgcaattctttcttttcttcatacCGAAgccaaacaaatttttttaatgattagtgatgtaaaaaataaaaaagaaatcaattatcAAACAAGACTTTTCGgcgatatatacaaataacgcgttaattataaatttacataatttctcGTTTGATTAATGCCATTAATCAAGTTATTTACAATATGAGGATTACGATTGCTATCCAAAATGATTGATTAATGCTCGCGTTTCtaaattctcatatttttagatggatgaaaggaggaggaggccgaAGGAGAATTGTAATGGGAATAGGGAATAGAAGGGGGCGGGACATATATACAAACTCACACAAAATGCGATGGAAAAGCGCTAGATATACTATCGTTATACCGAAAATCATGCGCTAGCAGGATTCAAAGTGCTATCCAatctatatttgataaatatttataaaatatttatataattattttaaatattgtatactaTGTGGAAAAACTGGCTTCATCGATTTTtgctgtattatttttattttatcattataacaaTAACAGTTCTTTTTCTCGTGATTAATTTTCGCACAATGTTTCTTCAATAGTATCAATCGCTtatgatcatatatatataatattcgaatATCTCACGCGATAAAAACATATCGTTTGTTGGACTTTACGGAGCGGAAAATCTTTCGAAATCAAAATGCGCGCGCGATGCTTCGATATCGCAAGAAGGCAACACCATCGATAATCGTCGCCATCTTGCGCGCATGCGAAGTCGACTTCGTGGACTTTTGCAAAGTGCGTCGCGTCTTCAAAAGAGAGAGTGTATTTTTCCAGTTTTATCGGGAATATATAACGTTATATTGTGCACGATTATGTACAATAGATGCGCGTTAGTGTCGAAACTAAGTGTTATATAGCGACAGCACGTGATCGCGCGTGTAGAAATACatatcgttatataaaaacatgtgctaacaataagaattCTGTGGTGTGGTTCGCGCGCGCCAAATTGCAAGATGCTCGAAGGCGGCAAAGAAAATCGAGAATCATCTCTACAGCATCGGATAGGATATCCCATAGACATTCGGTCAGTCTCAATCattctctattatttctaTGAAATGACGCAGCAttgatttcttcattttttttccggCTGCtgatttcgaattttttttgtcgcgcggttaattgaaaaataattttttttttcttttttttttcgaaaacggaatatatatattcaagagaatatattaaaaatgtataaatttctgcttttttatgcctttgaaagtttattaaaattcgaaatttaaattagctgtaaaaatttttgaaaaatcgttACCATctctatacttttatattttgcatcaaataattgcatttgctAATCCACGAGATAATCTATGAGGTGTAGGCCCAAAGAATCCAGTTCGACTTGAAATATCGATGAAATACGAATTAaggataataatatcaataaagtaTTAACGATGATGCCaaagtattacatataattgtgTGCGATTGTTTCTTttcgtgaattttatttttataataaacgctGTATATCGCATCCTCTATCGGCTTGCAATATTTTGCTTAGTTGATATCGTGAcacgattttttaattgacgaTTGTTTAATCGCTTGTTGTTGCTCGCCATTATAAGAGGAATTTGGCACTCGTTACGACTGTTACGACTGCTCTGAACATTAATATGCCATGCTACAATGAAAATGTAGCCCGTGaaaaatcgtatatatatatatgtatacaacgGGCGCTTTAAAAGCGTATGTATATCATGCGTTCGTTATAATCTAATTACACAATCTAATTACATGGTAATTTTCGCGATCGGCGCCGTAGTTTTTTCGTCATTGAGTTCGGTGAATAAAATCTAAGGAAAGGCTCGATATTTTAgcgcttttatcattttagtaATTATTCGTATAATTGTTTCTCCTCTTTCCGATTTGCATGCACGAATCGAAATCGTTACTAAAATAAAGAGCCTTTGTCGCGCGCcattataaatctaaaattactAACTTCGTTCAGACTTTGGTGGCGGTACGCAATTTCGTCGCTTGCTtgtgttaatataaaagttcgtgaaaatcgtgaaaatgattgtacatatgtaaaatgagaaatacGAATAATAGTATCCAAATCAGATTCTCTCTATCGAGAATAGTCTTGTTTACTTATAAATACGCATCGATTTGAAAACTTTCGAAAAAGAACTTTCCATTGCGAACAGACGCGATAAAAAGTTTTCCAAAGACGGATATAATTGTCCGATAATTCGTCACGCGGTTAAAATTTGTCATCCACAAGTAATACTTATTTAATGCTGAATGTcagtatcgataaaaaatgataataaatcgcAACGCTGATAAGtttatttaagagaattatGAGAGATATTCAGTCTGATAACATACCGACAATTCTATCGATTACGCAGAGAATCGCCGCCTGCgcttaaattaacatttcttcatatataattgttttatttcgaATCCTTATCATTAACAAATATGACAGctatttattatcgttttatttaGTCGATGATTATGTACAATTGCActcaatgcaaataaaaagcaCTTTTTcctgtataatatatcaactTTGCATGCTTCTTAATTAAATCCTCAAAAGAGGTTCCTtcgcgtttctctcttttctctttcttcatcATATTGGCAGTAATGTTGCTTGTGCTCTTGAATGATGCTtacgtgtaataattttctctttgctGGTAAAGTGGTAAAGGAGTCACAGGCGAGAGATCCTCATCATCTAAGCTCGATTCAGTTTTCAGAGGAAGCGTTGCTAGAGCTTTTACTGTCAATGAAAGATAGAATGGATTAAT from Cataglyphis hispanica isolate Lineage 1 chromosome 16, ULB_Chis1_1.0, whole genome shotgun sequence includes these protein-coding regions:
- the LOC126855362 gene encoding pyruvate dehydrogenase protein X component, mitochondrial-like, with translation MAHIIRSKIMLLSMKYTNRVAPRIFVPLKYQRLCFHTSRILDVKGKELLMPSLSPTMETGTIIKWFKKEGDSINPGDAIADIQTDKAIVTMEFDDEGVLAKIIVPEGTKDIKVGTLIALTVEAGEDWKTVEMPDKSEETSPKTAAATPVQTNPAVTKDEAPPPGQQNIPMPALSPTMTTGTIVKWLKKEGDEIQPGDALADIQTDKAIMTFELEEEGVLAKILIPEGSEVKIGQLIAVTVEKGMDWKQAVIPTSTKPDASVTPSSAQPTTPIDTKPSSSEQVYGLAVKRLLEEYDLNSDLIKGTGRTNRLLKSDVLLYIETHNIKKVIPKSAPPPKTDKARSPSPAETPISPDQPSSYKDIEVSNIRAVIAKRLSESKRTIPHSYAVIDITIDKLLELRGKLKTEDINVSINDFVTKAVAHALVECPDINTLYQNEQIVRVPKVDVCVAVATSTGLITPIVFDTATKGLTDISKNIRELAEKARDGKLKPHEFQGGTFTISNLGMFGIKEFSAIINPPQTAILAIGSGYEELDSSLAKITKMTAQLSYDRRAIDEDQAANFLAVVKAMLEDPTFLIAGKTQALRYKRDTY